The Pagrus major chromosome 1, Pma_NU_1.0 genome includes the window CCGAAAGGTAGAATAGTTATCCGACTATCTCTCCAGAGAATAAATACCAACACAGAACTGTCTGAAACCTGCAGTCTTCCTAATGGCCTGCAGGGGGCAACTCCACTGATTTCACAGAGGTTTGACTGTATGTCAATaataagcttatgagaaaaagaCCTTCCTTCTCACTTGATATAAtacctcagtgaacagtttccgaatgagtttatggtctcaatcttTATTTGCAAGTTTTCTTCAACGTAGCATGATCTTGGGTCGAATAAAGCAGGGTTTGCTTTAAGAGTTGGCTAGCTTGTGACTTAACACTTGTTTCTATTTTGAGGATTTATTAATCACAGATGTGTGACACTACAATGTAAAGGTGTTTCATTATTGATGAATCTATTAATATCCTAAACAAGTTGTGTGTATTCCTTCACAGTAAATTAGTTCATTTACTCCATCACACCCATAATAAGACACATCCAAGAAAAATGTGCAGTTGAGCATGAGCACTAGAGAATACACTAACATTGCCTGAGAAAAGGACTCGGAACAGTAAGCACAAGTTGTGCGGGGTGGACAGCTTCGACCCATGACAGATGTTTTTGTACAGTGGATGGCCTTAATTACTGCTGATGTAACATTAGAGGCTCTGGTGCacagctctctgtctctttcttctgtGTAGTCCGATACTTCCGGAGGTGGGTAGACTCTTTCTTTCAAGGggacaataaaataaagcacATGGCACTGGCATCACAGAGCCAAGATTGAGCGACTGACAGTGGGCCAGGACACTGGAGAGCTGGGCCTGAGTAACGTCTAAATAGCCTCTGCAAAGAACTTAAAACCTGATCTGTTTTGTTGGGCTTTGTTGCACAACATCCCTGTTTCATCTCCTGCTAATTAAAATGCCCAAGACTCAATGAAGTGGAAAGCAGTGGTGCCTGCTCAAGTCCAGTAGAGTAAGCCCTTTAGTGTTAAAACCTCAAAATCAGAGCACAATCAAGATAATGTACACTAACATAACACTGATGAATAAAAGCAGTTGTATCTATTAATTTCACTTTGTCGATCAGGTTTATATTTTAGAGGTCAAAGTAGAGCAGACTGTGATCGGACAGACTCTTCGGAcacaatcatttttaaatccCTTTATTAAACATCTTCAAAGCGTTTTCTTCCATTCATCACCATCCTGTTTCTCAACAGAATCAGCGTCATCACTGCAGATGATTGCCAGGTAAACACTGAGCTATTTCAAGCAGCTccgtttcatttttttatttgattccaCTGTTGCTCATGGTTTGGGCTTTGCACACTCCCTTGCCGGCGACTTCAAAGGCAGCTCCCTTGTACGTTGCAACACACTGGCCGTCTGTGCGCAGGTCTGGCTGAACCTGCTCCCACACCTTCTTCTTGGGGTTCAGCTCTTTGTCTGGTTCACCTGCAATCAAGCAGTCAGTCTGATACATTAGAAACTCCTCTGTTCTCTGCTCATCCATCACACATGCTGGATTAATGCATCCAGGTCTGACGTTTTATGAACTTTTTGTGCTGTGTCGTGTCCTTGTATAACCCTGctgaaatgctgttttgatATATTCATGCTAAGACACATTGATAGATGGCTTTCAACTTTCCTTCATATTCAGCATACACTGATACCATCTGTATAACAAAGCTGAAGCCAATACAAATTGTGAGCAAATAACCAACCATTATATTTGTGATTTATCAGGCCaattctgattttttatttctcccaCTTGAATTGTGAATAGGCTGACTAGTCTATCATGTTCTATTAGAGCTCTGGCTTTTAAAAACTGCCAGTTGTTCCTCGGCATAATTCAAAACATCTAAACCGAACTTCTCAGAATCGAAATATGCATCCAGGGAAAACAGTTAAATGAGGTTCTCATTTCACGATGccgtttgttttttatgttgctcAGCGTTTGTGTCAAATCAGAGCTGGTACTGGCTGGCTTCTGTCTGGTGTcaactctttcctctcttcacaACCGACCCAGGGTATGGGGACACAATGTGTTTCATTTCCCAAGGCTGCGATTTCTGCTGGTTTACAACCCAAGAGTGGCAACAATCAGTTTTTTGATCAGAAGCGTGAAAGCGGTTTTGATGAGCAACTTGCGCACATTCTTAACTTCAAGCAGAAGTGCTGGGCCCCATTAGTTGGGGAAATGTGGGCAATTACAACCATGTACTCACACCAGCAGTAAGATTGGCTGTAATTGAATCTGTGCTATGGCGCTTGAAAAAAGAGGGAAACTAGGAAAAATGCAAACCTCTTTCACctcttattttctgttctttgtcTCAGTTTTTACTCTTGTGTTCTAAACAAACAAGAGCTAAACACCACAACAAACCATCCACCAATCCTTTGCTTTATCCTCCACTCATTCTGTTCTCTGCTTAACCATGATGGTTTGAATACGACTCTTTTTAATATTTCGGTATCCATAAAAATGGATCCCTCATGAATCAAACAGCTTTTGGAGAGGCTGGGACATGTGTACTGCTGGAATGAAAGCCTCGGCTGACGCAGCTGGGCTGTGGGTACTGACCGCAGATCCACCTACAGTACATCATCCCcctcttcactttttttttcccatagGGAACTCCCATTTATGGTTATTGTTCTCAAAAGAATAGATGACTAACAAGGCCAATCCTCTTCTCAGTACCACTATTCAGCTTTGAAAATATGTGAGTTTTAGAGCCAAACAGAGTTAAATCACAACCACGCTGGCTGATGGTGGTGGACTTAGTTTTTAGGTCACTTTCATTAGAGACTGTGATGGGAATACCTCACAGGATGGACCTTGACTCTTGTATGGTCTagttaatgtgttaattaataGGGTATGGGgttattttttccccaaactcGTTTACAGTAGTTGAACTTAACaggacagttaaaaaaaagtaggTTGAGTTGATTAGTCCATCAAATCAGTGGTCACAGGCCATTAAGCCACCACCAAACAGAAGTGATGAGTCCACTAATGAAAGCTTTGAGTGGGGTCTGAGAGTGCCTCGTGATTGGTGTCTTCAGGGGACCGAATGTGGAAACTGCTGTGTTGTTTCTGGCAGTGAGGCGGTTCAACGACACCCTTCATTTCCTAAAGTCAGAGGCCTTTTGTGGAAACTAGGCTGGGGAATTCTTCCAGTAGGCTTCATTTAATTCCTTACTAGTGAGGATGCATCGGTTTGGTGTCTGTTTGGTTGGATAGGATTGTAACCATGTATGCTAATGATTAATCTGTTTTGGAAGGTACTGAAATTGGTTACCTGGGAAGCCCTGGAAAGTAACTCTGTCCCCTGGTACCGCGCCACTTGGAGGGTCAAGGATTTCGACCTTGTCTGGTGAGCTGGCACACATGACCATAGCCTGGGACACCACTCCTCTCATCTTGGCTGGCTTCAGGTTACACATCAGGACTGCCATGCGGTTTTGCATCTGCACGGTGGACAGaagatgaaatacatttttacagctcATATTTCTTAgacaaaagagaacaaaaactAATTATACCCAACTGACATAAGGAGGACAGGACAGAGAATTTAAGACTTATTGTGAAGTCCAATCAATCACTTTAAAATTACTAGGTCCGAGGTTTATGGTTTGTTTGCCTCATTTCATAAACCAATGTGAGCAAACAGGAAAACTTTAACTTGAGCCTGGAGACCTCTGCGGCTTACCAACATTTATAAAGAAGACCAGAGGCCGTTTCTGCCAaaagctgagaaaaaaagagaaattgaGCATTCCATGAGCTGACGCGTGCCAGAATCTCTGAATTTAATCATAACTTTTATTTGAGGGTCATCCTTGAAGAAATTGCAACATAAATCTAGAGTCACTcatgctgttttgctttgacaGGGTTTTGGTagtagttttcatttttcatttctctgcagTTTTGGCAAGTAAGGAAAAGTGTGTGAATATTCTGTAACagtatttacaaaacaaaccgTTTGATTGAACAATATTTAATGTGCAACGTGGACACTTGTCTTAACAGTTATTCTATGATTAGCCTGTCCCAGACTCATATTTCTAAATGGTGCCTGTTATTCATCATACCATAACCAGACACCCAAGAGTCCTGCCATGAAAACCATCATGCATTTCGTCAGATATTTCACTTCTGCTTGCGTAACAGAAATAGATAATGGTTCATAAAAATAAGACAGCTAACAAGAAAAAActtgattttacatttattgccTCTGTGAGTAATGGACTGatacagacaaacaaaaggCAGCAGCAGTTTGGCCTTTGTAACTGCAGACAAAGAGGAGGCTGAGCATTAAAAGCCATTATTGCAACTTTATCAACTGCTTTAAGAAGCTAATGTCTAAtatttgtctgtgtgcatgggaaAACTGTTGTCACTTCCAAGTCCTTTTTCTTCAGTATAATACCTTTTGAGAAAGTCAGACAGTGTTTGTTACACACTAAGCATATGGTTCTATTTAAATGATACACACTGTCTACATACACTAAAATGCAAAAGTGTAATGCACAAAGGCTCCCGTGTCTAGACATGTGAAGAGCAATACTTAAGACCATAAAAGTAACTAGTGCACTTCACGGAGATAAAATTCTACATACAAATTAGTTTGCTCCAGCAGAAAATCATAAATCCACatgaaagcaaaataaacatcaatataGGCAGAACCACCAGCACACAGTTTACCTAGCAAATCTCTTTAAACTAAATCTACGACTACTAAATCCTTATTATGACCCTAGTGAGCCATTATTGTATACATTCAATACATAGAGCTCTGCTTGTGTGTCTACAGACAACAACTTTCGAGGAGAGCGTGTGCAGGGATGCTTAAAGCTAATATGAAAACCTTATTTGCGTTGAAGTTTACATCTTCCTCAAACTGGGGCCTAATGAGCCATTCAGTTACCTTTGTTTTAGTTTCCAACTCAGAAATTACAGCTAAATGTGAGGTGGCCAATTTATCATATGAGCAGgactcaatcccatttccaatttttacccctaATCCTGGATTTTCGAGTGGCCCTTAGAACAGAGTTAGAGgaggtagtggttgaaatctcgctttttgaaaaggaggaactCATCAAGTCATGGGGTTTATGTAAACATATGCAATTTCCAATATGCCGTCTGCGGCTGTGGTGAATTCTCTTGAATTACCTTGGCAATcatggtattatcacaatgccatttatctgatggataGGAAAGCATGGATGCTCACAATATGtccactagctgcacagccaATTAAGCTAACATGGTGAAAGGAGCGTCCTCTAAAATgctggatacatttttttgagcttCACAACCTCGCGAAATGACTTGtctcactgtcataatttgagccattcagtccaataacataTGGAAAATCTAGAAGAGCCGCgcgattaaattattttatccccattcaagttagccgggtgctaaaccagaagttagctggcttggttggcagaagtctctagtgtgcacGCTCTATGAGCCCCACAATGAGGAAGCTATGCGGAAAAAAGTCCAGTCATCTTGGCTTTGTgtaccactgagcagctttcatagaaatGAATGGGACTTCACCTAACATGGCTGTGTCCAGGTATAATTATAACGTCCTTGACTGTACCTGGTCCAGAGGTATGTGCTTGACCAGCCCGCTGACCACTGTCCTTGGAGAGGCCTCTCCCACATCGACCTGCTCCACGTAGAGACTGTCAGCATCTGGGTGCTTCTCAGCCGTGATTATACGTCCAATGCGCATGTCCAGACGAGACACGTCCACTTTGGCATCTTCTTGGCTGGGGGCTGCCTGCTTCTTCTCTGCTTTCTCCCCTCCTGGCACAAAAGAAAGCGAAATACTATTATTCTCTACGCttcacataaaaatgtaatatcattttagtttttctttgcaCATAATTTGTTCTATTTCAATAGCAGTCTAATATAAAATGTTGGTGGGGTGTTGGAATTTTGGTCGGGTGCATTTTTAGCATTAAATGTCAGACAGTAGCTCTCCATCATGTGTTAAAGGATGGGTTGCAGAAGAAAGGCATCTGTGAGAGTTTTCATGCTATTATACCAAATGTGCATGATATTATAGGAAATGTTTGTTGAAAAGCATCGAGCGAATTTCAACCAACTGGTATCTTACCAAGGGATATTATAAAAAACAAGCCATAGTTGAAACAATATTGGGCATCTGTCTGGAATCTGATTTAATTTCCTcccataaatgaaaacaaagtcaACCAATGACAGGCCTCAGGGTTGCATGCAGGGTTATGCTTTTCAAGTGATCcataagtaaataaaacaaaatcaaggaaaacaaaattaCTTTTTCACCTCTTCCCAGAAATGTGGGGTACATGCTTTGACAAAATGATAATACCAATACCCACTTCTGGCTGACGGTGAGTGCTACATGATTCATAACATAGCGGAATAGCAGATGCTTCCTCCCAAGAGACAAAGTACC containing:
- the aimp1a gene encoding aminoacyl tRNA synthase complex-interacting multifunctional protein 1a, which produces MFLARSLFKMSGHNPLMRLEQRAAEADQIIEYLKQQVQLLKEKAIVQASVREEKKLMVENAKLKNDIEALKKQLLEKEKKRGVREVAMPSGDNSVECNSKPTTPKPSGPAPSASPAAAVQSPPSKDESKKKKPEKKGGEKAEKKQAAPSQEDAKVDVSRLDMRIGRIITAEKHPDADSLYVEQVDVGEASPRTVVSGLVKHIPLDQMQNRMAVLMCNLKPAKMRGVVSQAMVMCASSPDKVEILDPPSGAVPGDRVTFQGFPGEPDKELNPKKKVWEQVQPDLRTDGQCVATYKGAAFEVAGKGVCKAQTMSNSGIK